A single window of Leishmania major strain Friedlin complete genome, chromosome 10 DNA harbors:
- a CDS encoding putative mitogen-activated protein kinase, which translates to MQAKGEAAMRDLIAELHAMQSPYTVQRFISSGSYGAVCAGVDSEGIPVAIKRVFNTVSDGRTVNILSDSFLCKRVLREIRLLNHFHHPNILGLRDIFVHFEEPAMHKLYLVTELMRTDLAQVIHDQRIVISPQHIQYFMYHILLGLHVLHEAGVVHRDLHPGNILLADNNDITICDFNLAREDTADANKTHYVTHRWYRAPELVMQFKGFTKLVDMWSAGCVMAEMFNRKALFRGSTFYNQLNKIVEVVGTPKIEDVVMFSSPSARDYLRNSLSNVPARAWTAVVPTADPVALDLIAKMLEFNPQRRISTEQALRHPYFESLFDPLDLTEGLSERFHFDESVTDVYDMHKIFTAEVERFNDLRERREEVARERAVAAQQQGEQVLGTDHMPRTHSLMELAGSAPAPS; encoded by the coding sequence ATGCAGGCCAAGGGCGAAGCCGCCATGCGCGACTTGATCGCGGAGCTGCACGCGATGCAGTCTCCCTACACGGTGCAGCGCTTTATCAGCAGTGGCAGCTACGGCGCGGTGTGCGCCGGTGTCGATAGCGAGGGAATTCCGGTCGCCATCAAGCGCGTGTTCAACACCGTCTCGGATGGCCGCACGGTCAACATTCTGTCGGACTCATTCCTCTGCAAGCGCGTGCTACGTGAGATCCGCTTGCTCAACCACTTCCATCACCCGAACATCCTAGGCTTGCGTGACATCTTCGTGCACTTCGAGGAGCCGGCGATGCACAAGCTTTACCTCGTGACGGAGCTGATGCGGACGGACCTGGCGCAAGTGATCCATGACCAGCGCATTGTCATATCGCCACAGCACATCCAGTATTTCATGTACCACATCCTGCTTGGTCTGCACGTGCTGCACGAAGCCGGCGTCGTTCACCGCGACCTGCACCCCGGCAACATCTTGTTAGCGGACAACAACGACATCACCATCTGCGACTTCAACCTCGCGCGCGAGGACACAGCGGATGCGAACAAGACGCACTACGTGACGCACCGCTGGTACCGTGCGCCGGAGCTGGTCATGCAGTTCAAGGGCTTTACGAAGCTGGTGGATATGTGGTCGGCGGGCTGCGTTATGGCGGAGATGTTCAATCGTAAGGCGCTGTTCCGCGGCTCCACCTTCTACAACCAGCTCAACAAGATTGTGGAGGTGGTTGGCACACCCAAGATAGAGGACGTGGTCATGTTCAGCTCTCCCAGCGCCCGCGATTACCTGCGCAACTCGCTGTCAAACGTGCCTGCCCGTGCGTGGACGGCTGTTGTGCCCACGGCCGACCCGGTCGCACTCGACCTCATCGCGAAGATGCTCGAGTTCAATCCGCAAAGGCGCATCAGCACGGAGCAGGCGCTCCGCCACCCGTACTTCGAGTCGCTCTTCGACCCGCTGGACCTCACGGAGGGGCTGAGTGAGCGGTTCCATTTCGACGAGTCCGTGACGGATGTCTATGACATGCACAAAATTTTCACGGCCGAGGTGGAGCGCTTCAACGACCtgcgagagaggcgggaggaggtggcccGCGAGcgtgccgtggcggcgcagcaacaGGGCGAGCAGGTGCTCGGTACTGACCACATGCCTCGAACGCACAGCCTCATGGAGTTGGCAGGTAGCGCGCCGGCCCCGTCGTGA